The DNA sequence agggagataatttggtcgcatggtcctgtggtccaaaagcttatcatccgttggatcttatattgaacaaataagcaccgttagattggaaaattaacttctgttctacaaggcaactgatatcaccttgcatatttataattccttttcagaatccaaaacaaattctgtctttcacgtgtatatgatttttttaatcccaaataaatatttcctaccagttttattcgtagaatcatataaatctcaccgtcacaatttttttataatatattttaaaattaataagccggatttatgtgattagcaaatacaaaatttttttcttaatccaaaatagattctaccttcttattgcatgtttatgatttcttttcttaattcaaaaacaaattatgtttatcaattttaatttagaatcatataaattttttgaaaaatatttaaatcacattatatatattttttattttttttaacctaAGAACCCGCAACCGCTACCTTCGGATCACGCAATAGCGTTAATCCACCCTttgggagtcgaacctgtgaccaaaaGGATACATGTCCTCCCTTTAACCAGCTAAACCAACcctaatataatctaataagagttattccactcaaaatatattaaaatttgatagaaagaatttaatactttggcagggtacatacgagaaaaggaacggcttcattacaatagtttatttgaagccattaatggctgtgatgatgtatttaccacagttctaacttacaaacaaattataatttcgaattttattttattgaaaattttaatttattatttataaattaaatttcttcacaccatttaaaatatatttaagaaatttatatataattaaaaagctcccgtgccttgcacgggctataagctagtaaaaattaacaacaacaaacatgtccgatgaacaaaacaaatattataaaacaataaccaacaaacatacattaccaataattaatttattgatatcatccattaatatcatgtcaagactatattcttcttctATGTTTGGacttgtcgactcccacatgtcggtctataactacctttgcttgcgacaatttttatttttttgataccgtataaacagccttcacttattgttgccgaagaacggcaccactgagttagaaatcgagtaagagaactattacccgagagaggtagggttgtggtattgaggtagagtaggttgtgtttagatgatccaaaagcctacaacctataagggtatttataggtgcagagacttgtgtgctactctttccgctaattaaataatctgaaacaaaatcagattaaaactttcaagctgctatattccataaataatctgaaacaaaatcagattctgaaacttgcttcttatatatccgaaactaaaaaaggtatttctaatttttgatatttttcatccgaaaattctataaaattagaaaaatagaacggagcgatgcgataggcgccacctacacgcctctcgcttctcctttatatagaaatgACATcggattaaaactttcaagctactatattccataaatcatctgaaacaaaatcagattccgaaacttgcttctaatatatccgaggTAGTTCTATCGCTTCTCTTTTGTATAGAAGCAAAAtgagattaaaactttcaagctattccataaataatctgaaacaaaatcagattctgaaacgtgcttccaatatatccgaaagaaaaaaggtagttctaatttttgatattattcatccaaaaattccagaaaattagaaaaatagaatgaagcgatgtgagaggtgcccgagagaggtagagttgtggtattgaggTAGAGTATGTTGtttttagatgatccaaaagcctacaacctatagggttatttataggtgcagagagacttgtgtgctactctttcccctaattaaataatccgaaacaaaatcagattaaaactttcaagctgctatattccataaataatctgaaacaaaatcagattctgaaacttgcttcttatatattcgaaactaaaaaaaagtagttctaatttttgatatttttcatccgaaaattctagaaaattagaaaaatagagtGGAGCGATgcgagaggcgccacctacgtGCCTCTCGCTTCtctattatataaaaatgaaatcagattaaaacttacaagctactatattccataaatcatctgaaacaaaatcaaattctgaaacttacttctaatatatccgaaactaaaaaaggtagttccatcgcttctcctttatgtAGAAGCaaaatctgattaaaattttcaagctactatattccataaataatctgaaacaaaatcaaattctgaaacttgcttctaatatatccgaaagaaaaaaggtagttctaatttttgatatttttcatccaaaaatttcaaaaaattagaaaaatagaacggagcgatgtgagaggcaccacctacacgcccctcgcttctcctttatgtAGAAGCaaaatctgattaaaattttcaagctactatattccataaataatctgaaacaaaatcaaattctgaaacttgcttctaatatatccgaaagaaaaaaagtagttctaatttttgatatttttcatccaaaaatttcaaaaaattaaaaaaatagaacggagcgatgtgagaggcaccacctacacgcccctcgcttctcctttatataagtatattgactagtgaataaagccgcgcttcgcggcggcgttatgatttttttataattttgatacgaattaatattataattgcataaaagttattttgagtcatgttcccgttaaacatatcattaataaagaaaatattataataattataaaaatttgtttaagtgaccctcttgtcaaacacaatattaataaaaaaaaatagtttgaaccgccctcccatcaaagataatattaatcaataattattataattatgataaaattaaatataataatatagataaaaatagtTTGAGCTGCTcttttgtcaaacacaatactaataacaaataataacaaatagtccgtcaaacataatactaattgaaaatttattattatttagataaaaattaatttgggccgccctcccctcaaacacaatactaatcaggaatcatttacattataataaaattataattataatcggataaatatatccaatttcatagattttaactattatatatttttttaagatttctatttcttaattgtttagaattatctctcttttcttttaagattcctatttcttaactacttagaatttcatagattttagctattatatttttgttaaacttcctatttcttaactacttaaaattatatctcttttacgattactgtattttagctactttacctattttctctcaaaaaaatagaaaaattaaacgGAGAGTTTATAGAGACGCCACCTAGAGCCACGCTTCGCAGCgtcgttataaattttgatatgaattaatatcataataacataaaaatttgagtcatcttcccgttaaacatattactaataaaaattattataattagtaaagaaatttgtttaagtggccatcttgtcaaacacaatactaatagtaaaattagtttgaaccggCCTCTCgtgaaagacaatattaatccataattattatttttatgataaaattaaatattataatttagatcaaaattagtttgagccgctttcttgtcaaacacaatactaataacaaaatattataatttagatattagtttgagtcgccttactgtcaaacacaatactaataaaaattattctaattatgataaaattaaagattataattggataaaaattattttgaaccatggaaccgttttaacaaaaaaaaatattataacatggataaaaattatattagccactttcccgtcaaacataatactaatagaaaaattattattatttagataaaaattagtttggactgcctcccgtgcccgtcaaacacaatgctaatcaagaatcatttacattattataaaatcaatatatgattcctattttatatatccaattatttttgttaattatttttattttatgattcctatttattggttaaaaattattattcttttatggttccgatttttttgctattagtttttttaatgattaatatctttacaatccttttttttatacgaaattttaaaaaaattataagactaaattgaaaataaaaattgtacgtattaccctACAAATCCTaattataaattgtattttatctatgattgttagtttaaatgaATATAATCCTACTCCTTTTAGGATTCATAAAGAATCCAAAGCGAAAAGAATTGTAataacttttggaatccttgaacctgattttttaaatataatcctatttcttttaggattactaaataagaaaagaattgtatcatctttagaattcaataagaaatactaaataaaaaagaaaagaattgtattatctttagaattcaataagaaaagagttgtattacttttagaattcttgaacttgattttttgaattataattatattttttctctccgaaatttaagaaaaattagatatatatatatatatatatatatatatatatatatatattgattgattgattgattgatcatatttcttttttaaaaaaatattccaaattttatatttgtaattttatttttaacatcactatattataaattatatttaaaaggataATGATGAAGTTTTGGTTGTATAATACATCAAAAGTGTTTGGAGTCCTTGAAAccgtttgaatttttttagtgaTATAAGAGCAAGAGACCTGCATGTGCTCTAGACTTATAAAGAGAGAGTATTTTAATATtggattatttttatttatttaagtaaGGGTAATTTAAAGATAACCAAAAAAGCAtgattaaatcaaaaatatagtatagtatagatgttttgatttgtttatattttgttttaggCCCACTAATATTGTATAAAAGCCTGCGTATTgaccgatcaaatttttaatgtttcgactGTAATagtatagtactccctccgtcccagtcaatagtatacattgggggacgggggcgcggcacggactttaatgcttcaatataatatagttctgtaaattatttttaagattttctttttttgtataaaagtataacatttatacttttatacaaaaaaagaaaatcttaaaaataagttgtagaactatgttttataagagccttaaaaaacgtgtcgagcagtgaaaaagaaacgtatacaattgactgggacagagggagtactttttaacttttaaggtttgactttagtttcgGTATAGTCAAACaagtcttatatttgttttatgttttgatcgtatataaaagttttgatttgtttatatattgtttgaagCCCAaagattttgtttgaagcccgctaattataaaagtccataTAAAAGCACGcataccgaccgaccaaacttttaatgtttcggttttaatactactagcctttaacccgtgcgaagcacgggcggatataactaaattttagtactaatagactccacatttgtagaattttagtaccaaaaggagagtaaccaaaccaaaaaatataactaaaactttgGAGTACAGATTATACCATGTtcgcttattatagtatagtatagtatagtatagatagtatagatatatgttttaatagcttatcaaaaaaaaagatatatgttttaattatatttatattagtttatCAATATACTCCATATCTTATTATAAAtgtgttttaataaaaatttcaatatgcATGTAGTATATAATTATGTTCCTTGTGTGCgtgtttttcttattttttaataaaacattttgtaaaatagaaattttttataattaaaataaccaGATAGTGtgttatatgatatatatgcaCTAGAATGATATTTTTTACAAGCTTACTTTATTTCAAGActactaaataaataaaataactatAAAACTGTGTATAATTATCGAATCGAGTTAAACAACTATAAATTCagtttgatttgaaaattttgtcAAACAACTTTTAATACTTAACTCGAGTTCATTAATAAAACGAGCCAAGTTGATCAGTTGAGTTTTTTTCTAAATAGCtagatttatttataattttattttttatatggtCTTTAAATAGTGTTGGAGAAGAAATTTTAGAGCGTGTTTGACAGGACATGAAGTTCGGGTTTTAAGTCATCTTGgctttaaaatgaaaaatgtttgtttgtatAATAACCCAGAAGTCGACGTAAAGTCAGAAATAAACCAGAAACTGATTTAAAGCcaaaagttagtttgaggtaaaTTTTTCGgtgactaattttttttgagatttcttttgataaaaattacttttaactcataaatcacttttttctattattatttttaataactcataagtcattaataaatcaaaattactcaaacagacattttaaactctcgGCTTATCAACTAGTCATTTTAAGTCATATGTCAGGTTAAgttatactccctccctcccctcaattgtttacattgagaGACGGGgacttgacacgcattttaatccTCTCATAAATTATAGcttgatatattattttgaacttttttttcttttgaataaaagtttagtatttaaacttttatacaaaaaggaaaaattttaaaaataaattatggaactatattttatttgtacCTTAAAATTTGCGTCGAGcagtataaaaaaattgtaaacaaaTAAAAGGGACCGAGGGAGTATGTCATAAGTTTAGCCAAACCGACTCTTAACAGTTTAACCCCGTTCAATTCAGCTGACTCATTATTAATCATAGAATTTCTCATTAATGATGCTTGAGCACTAGAACTTCATATTTCTGAAAGCGAGTCCAAAATGGTACTCCTTCCGttttaatgaattatatacgttattttttgacacatttTTAAGACTCTTTTTAACTGTAGctccataatatttttttaaacgaacttatatttctaaataaaattttgatgtttaaacatttattaaattttttttaaaaaatatattgtgaaactatattatatcagagtcttaaaatgtgtgcaaacagtgaacgtataaTATTACGAGGCCGTTCAGATAAGGACATgcttaagagcaagtccaagagtgccctAAAATCATgtcttaaatcaaaatttaaggcatttgaagtaaaatggtgttccaacaatgtcctagtggtgcctcaaaacactaggacatctaacaaatgccttatttttgaggcacaatCATGCATGCCCTAAACCATttttcaccttcgagtacacgaaacgaaagtatacgaaacgaaacgattgccacccctaGTTCAAAGGTCCCGTAAAAGATTATAGGAGTAAGACTTTGATAACCGTGGAAGGCAGTAAAGTAAAATCTAAAGAAAGACTTGacacttctctctctctcctacTGGACAGTCACGTGCGGTCTGAGGTACGACGTCGAGCATTTCATTTCACCCTCTCTGTCACTGCACCAACACTGCCATCTTCCACCACCTCTGGGCCGTGGCCCCCCCATCCTCCACCATCTTCATCATACAtgcatctctctccctctctctctctcccatctctctctcccttgcACACACTTTTCAACTCAGTCTGATCCTTGCACCAAACCAACTCATTTTGCCCAAAATCAAGTGTACAAAACTGAGTGTCCTAAATGTTTACTCTTCCCCTTTGTTTACCAAACCACCCTTTTTTACACTTTCCATGCAGTTAATGTTTTGTACCTCCTCTCTTTCTTTACTCATCAAAAACCTCAAGTCTTGTCTACTCAACAATGCACCATTTGTACatcttttttcataaataattactGTCATTTAAGCactatttattaatttacccACTCAAAGTACTCTTTTTGTTTAATGGCTCTTCATCACTCTtcatttcttgtttttaaaaCACCCCTTTAATTGTTTTACCAACTTTCTTGATGGGTTTTCACTTTCTTTGAATTCTTGAACTATAAatttcgacctaatttttattACCATTAAATAAAAACACCTACTTTTTAGCCATTTTCTTGATGGGTTTTTATATTCTTTAGATTCTTGATTTTTCTGCCTAATTTTCAAGAAACTGGTAATTAAAATTCTGACCACCTTTTTTTAATGAGcagtaattattttaaatgaagtTACATTAATATTTGATTCATTACTTTCTGCTACCCTCTCTCTCTGCTCTGATAATCAGGCAGAGAGAGTGTCagtaattattatttcttcTGTCTTGTTTCTTTTCTTCTGATGCTCATTTTCATACCTAATCTCAatagtctctctctctctctctcatttctctcccTGCTGCTACTTGCCATCACTCTGTACTACACTTCCCCTTTACCTTTACTCCTTAAATACTTTTTACTGTTTTTAGTAACAGTACTATTGATGTTCACTTCACATAACATTCACACATTATTATAGTACACTCATATGTGTGATATATATGTGTAGTAGAAGGAGTGCATTCAGTGACATTAACTCTGTTAAGAGTAAAAAAGTGTAAGCAAGATTTCTGAGAACAAAATGGATGGTGCTAAGAGGGAAACTTCCACAGTTCCATCACTGCCACCCCCTCTCCCTAAATCTCCTCCACCTTATCCTGATTTGTATGGGAAGAGGCGTGAGCTAGCTAGAGTTCAAATGCTGGAGAGAGAGATTGGCTTTCTTGAGGTactctattttttatattcCACACTTGTATGTCTTCAAATTAGTATATGTTCTCGTAAATCTCGgaatgagccagagtcgaacccagaACCTGTTATGAGTCTAGATGGATATCCCATCATGCTTGGAAGTTTAGATTTTTGATGTTTTGGTTTACTCATTTTGGGCTACCATGTCCTGTGATTATATCTTGGTTAGTTAtcgtttgttttgttttaccAATTTTTCATTTGTTTGAAAATGTGCCCATCAGACCTGCCAAATTTGAACTCTGAGACCATGTTTTTTGAAACTGCTAGTGCAGTAAAATACCCAATTTGGAGCAAGTAAAGTAATCAGacttgtgtgtgttttttaaaGGACTCTTCAGTTTCCAAGATTATATTTGGGGAAGGCAGCCTTCTGCTTTTGATTTGAGTTGCATTATTCTTTCCTCTCATCATACCGTTTACTGCAAATTTGCATTTTCTTGTGCTGCCTGCAAGTAAGCAGTGTCCTGTGTAACCTCTCTAGTTACCAAAATAGAGCCAATCTGTATCTGCTGTTAATAATTTGTATACAACTTCTTTCCCTTTCTgtcctaaaaactaaaaatgtgGTTAATTAGGCAAATTTCACATGATGATCCAATTATGATGCTAAACTTGGATCAGCATTTGTTAAGGCAGGGCCCTTTTTCTTGTATGGCATCAATTTATTAGTATCATTTATAGGCAAGTCAAAAGAGTTTTAAGGTTGTCAACTGGACATATACAAGTCTTTGCACAGTGTTACAAAGATCTCTTTTTAATTTAAGTGGCCTTGATTTTTCCAGCAATCTTCCAACATTTCTGCTTCATGACTATATATTGAAATTGAAATGATCCCCTGAGCTTGTCTTGCATACTAATATGGGGCAATATTTTCAAGTTCTCGTCCCGTTGGTCTGCAATGGCATTGTTGGTATGCATACAGACTATTGGTTATTGTGGCATTTTCTGTAAAACCATAAAAATTGCTACAGTCTAGCCCCAGTATAAGGTTATATGGCCACTAAACTACTCCAAAATGAGGATCCAATGTATTTTAGCAACTTGATATTGTTTATGTTTATTGTCGGGGATTCACTGCTTTTGGAAGATCGATTTGACGACATGTAATTCCTTTCAGGAGGAATTAAAAACTGTTGGACGCATTCAACCTGCTTCTCGTTCCTGTAAAGAGTGCGTAATTGATCTCAAATCGACATTTGCCACTTGGTTTTCATAAAATGACTTTTACCTTTAAGCTCtgacattatatataattgttgcAATCTAATAGTACACTGTTAACTGCATTTAACAATTTACAGGGTTACCGATTTTGTGATGGCAAATTCAGATCCTCTAGTCACTAAGTAAGAAAATTATAGTTCGTATAAATTAAGCATGACTTAAATTTATGTTATTCTCTCTAATCCTTTATTCATGTGGTGCAGAAGCCGGAAAATTCGTAAGTCTCGCCGCTTCTGGAAATGGCTCTGGTATGCTTTTATATTTTCCCATTATTCttctaaatttttgtttttttagttgTACTATCAACATCCTACTATGAACAAGTAGGAAGATTCAATAGCAAACTTTTTATTTCTATAGGTTGAAGGAATCTTCTCCTGGTAAAAACAGAAAAGACACCTCATAGAATTAAAGGACCTTGCTCATAACCCTAATTTACGTTACAGCATATATAAAGATTGCGGATGTTACCATTATTTGGCCCCTACACTTTTTGAGCCTCTTGAGGTGTAGGGTTCCTTGGTCGAAAATGAGACTTCGGAATTAAGAGCTCTCAAGCATGGAAAATAAGCATAACTGTCGATAAAATAGAGATAACAGAGATATGCAaggaaattataaatattacttGGGCATGTAGTTTATGGTTTTCTAGTTTCAGGTTGTTAATCGAATTCAAATATAGATACTATGCAGTGGTTTTCAAAGTAAGCTGATACTGGGTTTTGGCGAAAAACAGGAAAACAGTTATCCAAATAAACAATTGAGTTACTGCATCCTATATCTTATAGGATAACTAAATCCCATCATATGTAGTCATgtgttttttattaatgattacCACCTGGACAGCATTAAAAGTTAATTGAACCCTAAATACTGAGTTGTATAGTAAATTTTATGCTAGCCAGAGTTGTAGTACTAATGGACTTATTTGATATGACAAGATGATGAGAATTTTATGTGTATGTGTACAAATCTTATCCAATACACAACAAACTGTAGCTTGCAATTCAATTTCCTTAATCAGATAGATTGCTTGAGTGCAGCTAAATCAAAACTAAGCAGCTTTATTTTATTTGGTAGTCAATGCCCCTTAAAAGCCAAAAACTTTATAAAGCATTACTGAAGTATGCATTTTTGGTGATATTTTCATgtcttatatattattattccaaACTTGAAACTTCTTTTGGAGTCAGCTTCTTTGATGTGCAATTGTGCATTACAGTACTTTCCATCAACAATACTTTTGGCATTGCTTTTATTCTTTTAGCCTTAAGGCTTTGTTTTCATAATTATCTATTAATCTTAATACACTGGGGAAATCATTTGTAATGATATATAAGTTACAATGGGTAGCAATCCCCTCAAGTAAAGTATCGCGTGCTTATTATTGGTGCTAGATACTTGAGAGGTTGTTTTAGACATTACAATACCCTGCAATTTTAGCTTCTGGGAAGTCAGAATATATTACATCTTTTGCCTGTTCCGTTGACAGTTTTATAGGTGTATAAATTCCTAGGAAGTGTGAACATTGACAAAACATAGGAACCCTCCCTTGAATAATTCACACATCCTGTGAAGTTCAAATTCGTACCAAGTAAATAGATACCTAGGAAATACAACTTCCCATGGGACTCTTTTCCCTTGATTAACCAAACAAGCACATGAAAAGTATGCAACTAAAACCATATCACTGCAACCTATTACAAAGTATATTCAAAAAACAGAAGTATATGAAATTACAGTGTACAGAAAAGTAACTAGCATCTTTAAAATTATCACAAGTTTTTGATAAACTCGGCATCTAATCATCTGACTCTGTCATTGTTTAACTTGAAATCTGTGAAAATGCAGTGGGAAGTCTTGCTTCAACCTATCATGGATGTGCTGCTGTTGTGGATGCTGTCCTCATCTTAGAAGACCAGACTGCTGCTCCTGCTCCTGTGATATATGTAATTGCAACCCATGTGCTTGTTGCTCTATACCGAAGTGTCCAAGTTGCCCTAGTTGCGCTAGTTGCTCAAATTCCTGCTGGTCATGCTGCTGCTGGCCGTGCTCCTGTTTAAAATGCTCTAAAAAGGGGTCGTGCTGCAATTGTTGCGAATGCGAAGGCCCTTCTTGCCCAGATTGCTCGTGCTCCTGCACTTGTTCTTGCAACAAGTGCAGCACATGCTGTTGTCCACCTAGATGTCCGAAGGTACCACGATGTTCTTGTATAAAAAACTGTTGCTATTCCTGCTGTTTATGCTTCTAGCAAACCTAGAACCAAGAATTCTAATATCCTACCTGCATAAAAATAGAAAGATCATGTACATTTTTCATTTTGATTTCTGTTAATTAGTTTGGAGGTGATGTCCAATCTACCTTTCTAAACATGTTGCTGATTCATTCAGAAATGTGTCCTTGTGTGGCTGAACTGAACCAAATATTGTACTGTAAACTATACAAAGGGACTGATTGAGAAAGTAATAAAACCATCAAATTCATTTGATTGAACCTTTTCATACATCTGGTCTAGAAGACTAGGACATGACTGCATCAAGAAACTGAATAAATAGGAGTCTGTCCTTGGAAGAATGTACCATTTCAATGCTTTTTTCATATCTTGTCCATTTTTCTGAAGCAAAATTATTATTGGTTCCAATAATTGAGTTGATGGGCCATATTTTTGTATTACTAGGCCTGCTATTTTTCAGACTATTTTCTTGTGTAGCCATGCTATGCAGCAGGATCTGGTTCAGATATTCATGTGTGCAAATTATGTAGGCTCACAGACCAATCATTGCAAGTTGGTTTTGATGAGCTATGCTATACCCGAATGTTGTTTCACTTTAATGCTCATTTTGTTGGGCACTTGCACAACACAGAAAACATTCTACAAAGCACAAAATTAACTtgcataaaaaaattttaattttttttcttctgaataaaagtttgacgtttaaacttctATTTCAAAATGTCATGGAACTTTACATTATAGAACTCGGAAAATATGTGTAAACAGTAAACGTAAATAAAGCTGTtcagacggagagagtatataaCAGCAATGAAACAGAGATTTCTATACCGAATGTTGACGGTGTGTTAGGTAAGTGTTTTTAGTTATTTACAATGGCATTCAAAATTAAGTTTCACCAGATTTGTGTTCTTTctaatgatatttatatttataatgagAAGATTTTCGGATCATGAAAAGTATCTTGATGATGTTGT is a window from the Daucus carota subsp. sativus chromosome 8, DH1 v3.0, whole genome shotgun sequence genome containing:
- the LOC108197817 gene encoding guanine nucleotide-binding protein subunit gamma 3; this encodes MDGAKRETSTVPSLPPPLPKSPPPYPDLYGKRRELARVQMLEREIGFLEEELKTVGRIQPASRSCKEVTDFVMANSDPLVTKSRKIRKSRRFWKWLCGKSCFNLSWMCCCCGCCPHLRRPDCCSCSCDICNCNPCACCSIPKCPSCPSCASCSNSCWSCCCWPCSCLKCSKKGSCCNCCECEGPSCPDCSCSCTCSCNKCSTCCCPPRCPKVPRCSCIKNCCYSCCLCF